From a region of the Neobacillus niacini genome:
- a CDS encoding sensor histidine kinase yields the protein MWNKVRELLVSSSSFRFKVMFISIICLVIPATFTLFIYNYLTKDTIKEQAHSNANRELTIANEYVEKLLEDMMYITNFIQVDAEMNTILKRKIKGSANQTSQQKYEQFLDDSKIIKTLENITLVGGKSYVTILLENGISYTNYSNYELNPKDIYNENWFKQLNKIKGYETVWISSQPTMFNSEKPINPYQISIARTLRDDSLNIYGYVIVTIMENKINQIFENMNGKEEMILLDSSNQIISHTNDDRIGEKFKYSDQLTEENSSNIFEISKKDYLIAEQKISFTGWKLVSLIPYKQATSKINTIFNKVVAFQVLFFTIFLILMTYLLRTITKPIVRLGNVADLVQQGDLNIRSRIKSKDEIGRLSSSFDQMLNTINKMIQDITATQDRKRKAELDMLQAQINPHFLFNVLNSIRMKVMVKGDKESANMISSLSKLLRMTISKDKEIITFHEEVQIVLDFINIMNMRQKEKVNVEITIHEEANLIMIPRFILQPIIENSIIHGLNQSAGKIIVNAEMTENEVMIMIEDNGGGMDEQTLLLLKRKLIHSNTLDNSTSKNNKGFSSIGISNVYERMYMTFGQEFKMDIKSELGKGTQVIMSIPKGGRRPNVQSNAS from the coding sequence ATGTGGAATAAGGTAAGGGAGTTGCTGGTATCATCAAGTTCTTTTCGTTTTAAAGTCATGTTCATATCTATCATTTGTCTTGTCATTCCTGCAACTTTTACCTTATTTATCTATAACTATTTAACAAAAGATACAATCAAGGAACAGGCACATTCAAATGCAAATAGGGAGCTCACCATTGCCAATGAATATGTGGAAAAGCTTCTTGAAGATATGATGTACATAACGAACTTTATACAAGTCGACGCAGAAATGAATACGATATTAAAGCGGAAAATTAAGGGTTCAGCAAATCAAACATCACAACAAAAATACGAACAGTTTTTAGATGACAGCAAAATCATAAAAACGCTTGAAAATATTACATTGGTTGGAGGAAAGTCATATGTGACGATTCTCCTGGAGAATGGTATATCGTATACAAATTATTCTAACTATGAATTAAATCCCAAAGATATCTATAATGAAAATTGGTTTAAACAATTAAATAAAATAAAAGGCTATGAAACAGTTTGGATTAGCAGCCAGCCAACCATGTTTAATTCAGAAAAACCGATTAATCCCTATCAAATATCAATTGCTAGAACATTAAGAGATGACAGTTTAAATATTTACGGCTATGTGATTGTAACCATAATGGAAAATAAGATTAATCAAATTTTCGAGAACATGAATGGCAAGGAAGAAATGATCCTTTTAGATTCTTCAAATCAAATTATATCTCACACAAACGACGATAGAATTGGAGAAAAGTTTAAATATAGTGATCAGCTTACAGAAGAAAACTCGTCAAATATATTCGAGATTTCAAAAAAGGATTATTTAATAGCTGAACAAAAAATCTCTTTTACTGGCTGGAAATTAGTATCGTTAATCCCTTATAAACAAGCAACAAGTAAAATTAACACAATATTCAATAAAGTGGTAGCATTTCAAGTTTTATTTTTTACAATTTTTCTAATCCTTATGACTTATTTATTGAGAACGATTACAAAGCCGATTGTGCGTTTAGGCAATGTTGCCGACTTAGTCCAGCAAGGGGATTTAAATATCCGCTCACGTATCAAAAGCAAGGATGAGATAGGCAGACTGTCCTCGTCCTTTGATCAAATGCTTAATACGATCAATAAAATGATTCAGGATATAACTGCCACCCAGGATAGAAAAAGGAAAGCAGAATTAGATATGCTTCAGGCACAAATCAATCCTCATTTCCTTTTTAATGTTCTTAATTCGATTCGAATGAAGGTCATGGTAAAAGGGGATAAAGAAAGTGCCAATATGATTAGTTCCTTGTCAAAATTACTTCGTATGACGATATCGAAAGACAAAGAAATCATCACATTTCACGAAGAGGTTCAAATTGTCTTAGATTTTATTAACATCATGAATATGAGGCAAAAAGAAAAGGTTAATGTCGAAATAACCATTCATGAAGAGGCCAATCTAATCATGATTCCAAGGTTTATTCTTCAGCCAATTATTGAAAACAGCATCATTCATGGACTAAACCAGAGTGCAGGCAAAATTATAGTTAATGCGGAAATGACAGAAAATGAAGTAATGATCATGATTGAAGATAATGGCGGAGGAATGGACGAGCAGACATTACTTCTATTAAAAAGGAAACTTATCCATTCAAACACCCTAGATAATAGCACATCTAAAAATAATAAAGGGTTCTCGTCTATAGGAATATCAAATGTTTATGAACGAATGTATATGACTTTTGGTCAGGAATTCAAAATGGATATAAAAAGTGAATTAGGTAAGGGAACTCAAGTCATTATGTCTATTCCAAAAGGAGGCAGGAGACCTAATGTACAAAGTAATGCTAGTTGA
- a CDS encoding response regulator transcription factor: MYKVMLVDDDYPVIELLSETIEWENLGLTLQSTHENGAAAFEKALNEMPDLLITDIGMPKMNGIELTKRLKELNPHLQVVILSCHSEFEFAKQALRLQVQDYLVKDMFDPEDLCQVIKKIVNTLDKQKKKDVKQVQLQQLIDKNKNSIRERFIKKTINQVSVDEKEWLNEAESLGLQLDRTSYTASIAMILDYNVEKDRYLSEEIITFAIQNIFTDISKDSKSEAVFFNIGPKEFILCFPDSLKQKKGCFDEKQECIKKFQHAFTKYFNMNISFLMGESFSSFTELRHELITLQSAKQQRFYMPPGTIHKREVVQSENDDLFSKYDEAASDFRELMVVKDEGMITPIVTKWITFIEEKKFHPELVKEWMLKLLLDFKVKLQALQLFRSEYIVEGLHNKIISSNYLCELRVLLIDFFKLLLKRSEAAYSQTKRKEILDAIGYVSTNIEKRISLEEVSSYLFINQSYFSRLFKKEVGENFVEFVTKMKIARAKELLEQTTDSVGKICERLGYDNQSYFIKLFKTHVGVTPIEFRGGKVSAG, encoded by the coding sequence ATGTACAAAGTAATGCTAGTTGACGATGACTATCCGGTAATAGAATTATTGTCTGAAACGATTGAGTGGGAGAACCTGGGATTAACGCTTCAAAGTACGCACGAAAATGGTGCAGCCGCCTTCGAAAAAGCTCTGAATGAGATGCCTGATCTATTAATCACAGATATCGGCATGCCAAAGATGAATGGAATTGAACTTACTAAACGGCTAAAAGAGCTGAATCCCCATTTGCAGGTTGTTATTTTATCGTGCCATTCTGAATTTGAATTTGCTAAACAGGCACTAAGGCTGCAGGTACAGGATTATTTAGTAAAGGACATGTTTGATCCAGAAGACCTGTGCCAGGTGATCAAAAAGATCGTAAATACCCTTGATAAACAAAAAAAGAAAGACGTTAAGCAGGTTCAATTACAACAGTTGATAGATAAAAATAAAAACAGCATCAGGGAAAGATTTATTAAGAAAACCATCAATCAAGTATCAGTGGATGAAAAAGAGTGGCTAAATGAGGCTGAATCTTTAGGACTTCAACTAGATCGAACATCCTACACAGCTTCAATTGCCATGATTCTTGATTACAATGTCGAAAAAGATAGATACCTATCAGAAGAAATAATAACTTTTGCCATTCAAAATATTTTCACAGATATTAGTAAAGATTCTAAATCTGAAGCAGTTTTCTTTAATATCGGCCCAAAGGAATTTATTCTGTGTTTTCCGGATTCACTTAAACAAAAAAAAGGCTGCTTTGATGAAAAACAAGAATGTATAAAAAAATTTCAACATGCCTTTACAAAATATTTTAATATGAATATATCTTTTTTGATGGGGGAAAGTTTCTCAAGCTTTACTGAATTGAGACATGAATTAATAACTCTACAAAGTGCAAAACAACAGCGATTTTATATGCCTCCAGGAACAATTCATAAAAGAGAAGTTGTACAATCTGAAAATGATGACTTGTTTTCGAAATACGACGAAGCAGCTTCAGACTTTAGAGAGTTAATGGTCGTAAAAGATGAGGGAATGATAACCCCTATTGTTACCAAATGGATAACCTTTATTGAAGAAAAGAAGTTTCATCCTGAATTGGTGAAGGAATGGATGTTGAAACTGCTTCTAGATTTTAAGGTTAAATTACAAGCACTGCAATTATTTCGTTCTGAATATATTGTTGAAGGTCTGCATAATAAGATTATTTCCAGTAATTATTTATGTGAATTAAGAGTCTTACTCATTGACTTTTTCAAATTACTTTTGAAGCGTTCGGAAGCGGCTTATAGTCAGACTAAGCGCAAGGAAATTTTGGATGCCATCGGTTACGTTTCTACAAATATAGAAAAGAGAATCAGTCTGGAAGAAGTATCCAGCTATTTATTTATAAACCAAAGTTACTTTAGCCGCCTGTTCAAGAAAGAGGTTGGTGAAAATTTTGTTGAATTTGTTACCAAAATGAAGATTGCCAGGGCTAAAGAATTGCTTGAACAAACGACTGACTCTGTAGGAAAAATTTGTGAACGTCTTGGCTATGATAATCAAAGCTATTTTATTAAACTATTTAAAACGCATGTAGGGGTAACACCTATTGAGTTTCGGGGCGGGAAAGTATCCGCAGGGTAA
- a CDS encoding ABC transporter substrate-binding protein produces MKKVWAFLTCTVIFSVLVTGCSENGKKAASDSKKDNKVTIKFYSHGNEESYNWKNTIESFEKKYPTIDVELVILSEKGDTQEAAKKLGLAAASGEQMDVIMFSESASYAQNVSMGMTAPLDEFINEEGYKVTDEYKVDTEINGKYYALPGKFNPWYVLINKDHLDAAGLTVPKEWTWDEFMEYAKAMTRDGHYGTYFHGPQDGSWLEYMRLALASEDEDTEFTTEEGKSNLEHPLFKKTLEMRVKMEKEDQSAVPYEEVLTQKLHYREQFFTQAASSIIIGSWVNAELGGTELNPLNFNITVAPYPKNEKADKGGYAPVTTDYLAVAAKSDHKQEAYTFIRWYTTEGQIIQGKNVPSWNKVSNHDTNVIIDRILNGTKNPEKIDKESLIEVLTNAKSSKFVSPVPNQAEIYKVLNEEYEKLIFGEQNIDRTIEVSKERVQEILNNNQ; encoded by the coding sequence ATGAAGAAGGTTTGGGCTTTCTTGACATGCACCGTAATATTTTCAGTCCTAGTCACAGGATGTTCAGAAAACGGTAAAAAGGCAGCATCTGATTCGAAAAAGGACAACAAGGTCACGATTAAGTTCTATTCTCATGGTAATGAAGAATCCTACAATTGGAAGAACACCATTGAATCTTTTGAGAAGAAATATCCAACGATCGATGTTGAATTAGTTATCCTTAGTGAAAAAGGAGACACGCAGGAGGCAGCAAAGAAACTAGGTCTTGCAGCAGCATCAGGAGAACAAATGGATGTTATCATGTTTAGTGAATCCGCTAGTTATGCCCAGAATGTAAGTATGGGTATGACTGCTCCTCTGGATGAATTTATTAACGAAGAAGGATACAAAGTTACAGACGAATATAAGGTCGATACTGAAATAAACGGTAAATATTATGCACTGCCAGGTAAATTTAATCCTTGGTATGTTCTTATAAATAAAGACCATCTGGATGCCGCAGGTCTTACGGTCCCAAAGGAATGGACTTGGGATGAATTTATGGAATATGCGAAAGCCATGACACGAGATGGGCATTACGGAACCTATTTCCATGGGCCACAGGATGGAAGCTGGCTGGAGTATATGAGACTAGCACTTGCAAGTGAGGATGAAGATACTGAATTTACTACAGAAGAAGGGAAATCTAATCTGGAACATCCCCTTTTTAAGAAGACACTTGAAATGAGGGTAAAGATGGAAAAAGAGGACCAATCAGCTGTACCTTATGAGGAGGTCCTGACTCAAAAGCTTCATTACCGAGAACAGTTTTTTACTCAAGCTGCAAGCTCCATCATCATTGGAAGCTGGGTAAATGCCGAGCTTGGAGGCACTGAGCTGAATCCATTAAATTTCAATATTACAGTTGCACCTTACCCGAAAAATGAAAAGGCAGATAAAGGTGGATATGCACCAGTCACAACAGACTATTTGGCGGTTGCAGCGAAATCAGATCATAAGCAAGAAGCGTACACATTTATCCGATGGTACACGACTGAAGGGCAAATTATTCAGGGTAAAAACGTGCCATCTTGGAATAAGGTTAGTAATCATGATACCAATGTAATCATTGATAGAATACTTAATGGTACAAAAAATCCTGAGAAAATTGATAAAGAATCACTGATAGAGGTATTAACAAACGCGAAATCATCGAAGTTTGTTTCGCCTGTTCCAAATCAGGCAGAAATTTATAAAGTACTTAACGAGGAATATGAAAAATTGATATTTGGTGAACAGAATATTGATCGTACGATTGAGGTTTCCAAAGAGAGAGTACAAGAAATCCTTAACAACAATCAGTAA